The Primulina eburnea isolate SZY01 chromosome 6, ASM2296580v1, whole genome shotgun sequence genome contains a region encoding:
- the LOC140834980 gene encoding AP2-like ethylene-responsive transcription factor At1g16060 isoform X1 encodes MAKTSKQNLKNSAVNSTEKKTKASPKVKRTRKSVPRESPQQRSSVYRGVTRHRWTGRYEAHLWDKNCWNESQNKKGRQVYLGAYDDEEAAAHAYDLAASKYWGQDTILNFPLSTYQQELKDMEGQSKEEYIASLRRKSSGFSRGVSKYRGVARHHHNGRWEARIGRVFGNKYLYLGTYATQEEAAAAYDMAAIEYRGINAVTNFNLSRYINLSQPLASDARAIPNDKVDINKIHDPNQESGLTYLNYHEQSSSSAETTTETPPYLGGSSITAMSALGILQQSSKFKEMLEQTATCDSPLSLSERDIPPRSCFPDDIQTSFDFQDSSRFSEEQSIIFGDYDSFALPMYELDD; translated from the exons ATGGCGAAAACCTCAAAGCAAAACCTTAAAAACAGTGCTGTCAATTCGACAGAAAAGAAGACTAAGGCTTCCCCAAAGGTCAAACGaacacgtaaaagtgttccgaGAGAGTCTCCTCAGCAACGTAGCTCTGTTTATCGAGGGGTGACAAG ACACCGGTGGACGGGTCGATATGAAGCTCATCTGTGGGATAAGAATTGCTGGAACGAATCCCAGAACAAGAAAGGGAGGCAAG TATATCTTG GGGCCTACGATGACGAAGAAGCAGCTGCACATGCATATGACTTGGCTGCATCGAAGTATTGGGGACAAGACACCATCCTAAATTTTCCA CTTTCCACTTATCAACAAGAGTTGAAGGACATGGAAGGCCAATCGAAGGAAGAGTACATTGCTTCATTGAGAAG GAAAAGCAGTGGGTTTTCTAGAGGCGTATCCAAGTATAGAGGAGTGGCGAG aCATCATCACAATGGAAGATGGGAAGCTCGAATAGGAAGAGTCTTCGGCAACAAATATCTTTACCTTGGGACATATG CTACCCAAGAAGAAGCTGCGGCTGCATACGACATGGCAGCCATAGAATATCGTGGGATCAATGCTGTTACTAATTTCAACTTAAGTCGTTATATCAATTTGTCGCAACCTCTGGCAAGCGATGCACGAGCAATCCCTAATGACAAAGTTGACATTAACAAGATCCACGACCCTAATCAAGAGTCAGGATTAACCTACCTCAACTACCACGAGCAAAGCTCGAGTTCGGCTGAGACCACCACCGAAACGCCACCATATCTCGGTGGCTCATCCATCACTGCCATGTCGGCCCTAGGAATATTGCAACAATCCTCCAAGTTCAAGGAAATGTTGGAGCAAACAGCAACCTGTGACAGTCCTTTGAGCCTCTCTGAACGCGATATCCCTCCTCGAAGTTGCTTTCCTGATGACATACAAACCTCGTTCGATTTTCAAGATTCGAGCAGGTTCTCTGAGGAGCAAAGCATTATTTTCGGGGACTATGATTCCTTTGCGTTGCCAATGTACGAGCTTGATGATTAG
- the LOC140834980 gene encoding AP2-like ethylene-responsive transcription factor At1g16060 isoform X2 produces MAKTSKQNLKNSAVNSTEKKTKASPKVKRTRKSVPRESPQQRSSVYRGVTRHRWTGRYEAHLWDKNCWNESQNKKGRQGAYDDEEAAAHAYDLAASKYWGQDTILNFPLSTYQQELKDMEGQSKEEYIASLRRKSSGFSRGVSKYRGVARHHHNGRWEARIGRVFGNKYLYLGTYATQEEAAAAYDMAAIEYRGINAVTNFNLSRYINLSQPLASDARAIPNDKVDINKIHDPNQESGLTYLNYHEQSSSSAETTTETPPYLGGSSITAMSALGILQQSSKFKEMLEQTATCDSPLSLSERDIPPRSCFPDDIQTSFDFQDSSRFSEEQSIIFGDYDSFALPMYELDD; encoded by the exons ATGGCGAAAACCTCAAAGCAAAACCTTAAAAACAGTGCTGTCAATTCGACAGAAAAGAAGACTAAGGCTTCCCCAAAGGTCAAACGaacacgtaaaagtgttccgaGAGAGTCTCCTCAGCAACGTAGCTCTGTTTATCGAGGGGTGACAAG ACACCGGTGGACGGGTCGATATGAAGCTCATCTGTGGGATAAGAATTGCTGGAACGAATCCCAGAACAAGAAAGGGAGGCAAG GGGCCTACGATGACGAAGAAGCAGCTGCACATGCATATGACTTGGCTGCATCGAAGTATTGGGGACAAGACACCATCCTAAATTTTCCA CTTTCCACTTATCAACAAGAGTTGAAGGACATGGAAGGCCAATCGAAGGAAGAGTACATTGCTTCATTGAGAAG GAAAAGCAGTGGGTTTTCTAGAGGCGTATCCAAGTATAGAGGAGTGGCGAG aCATCATCACAATGGAAGATGGGAAGCTCGAATAGGAAGAGTCTTCGGCAACAAATATCTTTACCTTGGGACATATG CTACCCAAGAAGAAGCTGCGGCTGCATACGACATGGCAGCCATAGAATATCGTGGGATCAATGCTGTTACTAATTTCAACTTAAGTCGTTATATCAATTTGTCGCAACCTCTGGCAAGCGATGCACGAGCAATCCCTAATGACAAAGTTGACATTAACAAGATCCACGACCCTAATCAAGAGTCAGGATTAACCTACCTCAACTACCACGAGCAAAGCTCGAGTTCGGCTGAGACCACCACCGAAACGCCACCATATCTCGGTGGCTCATCCATCACTGCCATGTCGGCCCTAGGAATATTGCAACAATCCTCCAAGTTCAAGGAAATGTTGGAGCAAACAGCAACCTGTGACAGTCCTTTGAGCCTCTCTGAACGCGATATCCCTCCTCGAAGTTGCTTTCCTGATGACATACAAACCTCGTTCGATTTTCAAGATTCGAGCAGGTTCTCTGAGGAGCAAAGCATTATTTTCGGGGACTATGATTCCTTTGCGTTGCCAATGTACGAGCTTGATGATTAG